The proteins below come from a single Papaver somniferum cultivar HN1 chromosome 11, ASM357369v1, whole genome shotgun sequence genomic window:
- the LOC113320437 gene encoding reticulocalbin-2-like encodes MMPAVVYSLLATAFLFILAFAPKPERGPYSQLRLGRCLGCKHLIFDPLVAKMERSLEEESWSEKDQHDLENYYKSQMKHDWDRNPFSDIPEEDPGDYFSEKGQLNIPGRLPVLFPFLDKTPKDGVISFKELEAWNVWQATNRLNQRTLREMKEHDLDGDKFITLKEYLPNLFDNDSIDMNDKTHGKPGWWSEQFINADIDGNGRLNFTEFNDFLHPEDSDNENIQLWMVKEKIQGMDYDKDGKLNFIEFSERAYDVYKNYIEFENDGNNLPSAEEKFAELDVNKDKYLTVAELRPLTHHLNPGELSYARYFTKYLIRMADDDRDGTLSLNEMLNHPHIFYSTVIHESELADDDYSHEELR; translated from the exons ATGATGCCGGCGGTGGTCTATTCCCTTCTGGCCACCGCCTTTCTCTTCATCCTTGCCTTCGCTCCGAAACCAGAGAGGGGTCCTTACAGCCAGCTTCGTCTTGGTCGATGCCTGGGTTGCAAGCACCTAATCTTTGATCCGTTGGTAGCAAAAATGGAGAGATCATTGGAAGAAGAGAGTTGGAGTGAGAAAGATCAACATGACCTTGAAAATTATTATAAGTCACAAATGAAACATGATTGGGATAGAAATCCATTTTCTGACATTCCCGAAGAGGATCCTGGGGACTATTTTTCTGAGAAGGGACAGTTAAATATACCTGGGAGGTTGCCAGTTTTGTTTCCTTTCCTGGATAAGACACCGAAAGATGGGGTGATCAGTTTTAAGGAATTAGAGGCTTGGAATGTTTGGCAAGCAACAAACCGGTTGAATCAGCGAACTCTGAGGGAGATGAAGGAACACGATCTAGACGGGGACAAATTCATCACACTGAAAGAATATCTCCCCAATCTCTTTGACAACGACAGTATAG ATATGAATGATAAGACACACGGAAAACCAGGGTGGTGGAGCGAACAATTTATCAATGCAGACATAGATGGCAATGGCCGTCTCAATTTCACAGAATTCAACGA tttcctgcaCCCCGAAGACAGTGACAATGAAAATATCCAGCTATGGATGGTGAAAGAAAAGATTCA AGGCATGGATTATGATAAAGATGGCAAATTGAATTTCATAGAATTCAGTGAACGGGCTTATGATGTTTACAAGAACTACATTGAATTTGAAAATGATGGGAACAACTTACCAAGCGCAGAGGAAAAATTTGCTGAGCTTGATGTGAACAAGGACAA ATACTTGACAGTAGCAGAACTCAGGCCCCTCACACACCACCTAAATCCCGGGGAACTTTCTTACGCTAGGTATTTTACCAAATACCTAATCCGGATG GCTGATGATGATAGAGACGGAACACTGTCCCTAAACGAGATGTTAAATCACCCTCACATTTTCTACAGCACAGTAATTCATGAAAGTGAACTTGCAGATGATGATTATTCCCACGAAGAACTTCGCTGA